From Methylococcus capsulatus:
CTGCTGGAGCTGCTGAAAGACACCGACATTGAGACGCACCTGGTGGTGTCCCGGGCCGCCGACCTCACCCGCGCGCACGAGCTGGCGCTGAGCGCCGCGGCGCTGCGTGGCCTCGCCAGCGTGAGCTACGGTGCCAACGACGTCGGCGCGGCGCTTGCCAGCGGCTCATTCCGGACTTCAGGCATGGTGATCCTGCCGTGTTCCATGCGGACGCTGGCGGAGATCGCCACCGGCGTGACCAGCACCCTGCTGACCCGTGCCGCCGACGTCGTGTTGAAGGAGCGGCGGCGGCTGGTGCTGCTGGTGCGGGAGACTCCGCTGCACGCTATCCATCTGCGTAATATGCTGACCGTGACCGAATGCGGCGCCATTGTCATGCCGCCGGTGCCGGCGTTTTATACCCAGCCGCAGACCATCGACGACATGGTCACCGATACCGTGTGCCGGGTACTGGATTTGTTCGACATCGATGTGGGCCGGGCCAAGCGCTGGGGCGAGGACATCGATACGGGCGCG
This genomic window contains:
- a CDS encoding UbiX family flavin prenyltransferase, with protein sequence MTPSKRLIVGISGATGIIYGARLLELLKDTDIETHLVVSRAADLTRAHELALSAAALRGLASVSYGANDVGAALASGSFRTSGMVILPCSMRTLAEIATGVTSTLLTRAADVVLKERRRLVLLVRETPLHAIHLRNMLTVTECGAIVMPPVPAFYTQPQTIDDMVTDTVCRVLDLFDIDVGRAKRWGEDIDTGAATA